A stretch of Carnobacterium iners DNA encodes these proteins:
- a CDS encoding nucleoside recognition domain-containing protein, translated as MKKALDGLKENQEENTKTLLDRATVIVNDVIIFTKEDRNRRDRMLDKILTQKLTGIPIMILLLVVVFWLTIQGANAPSNALASMFGTIGAYLNQFAAFINRPEWLRGALIDGIYTVLSTVISVMLPSMAIFFPLFTLLEDFGYLPRVAFNLDKYFANAGACGKQALTMCMGFGCNAAGVTGTRIINSPREKLIAIVTNNFVPCNGRFPILISIITMFFVGSSVSLGSSLLSAILLAGTVILGILTTFWISQLLSKTILKGVPSSFTLELPPYRNPQVGSVIVRSIFDRALFVLWRAIIVAAPAGLVIWIMANVRIGDASILTWITTAIDPFARLMGLDGTILMAFILGLPANEIVIPIMVMGYLSKSMLFEFDSLDQFKTLLLDNGWTWLTAVNTILFTIYHWPCSTTLMTIYKETKSAKWTWISFLVPTVMGMVTTMIVTFLAHLFHLV; from the coding sequence ATGAAAAAAGCGTTAGATGGTTTAAAAGAAAATCAAGAAGAGAATACAAAAACCTTATTAGATCGAGCTACAGTCATAGTTAACGATGTGATTATTTTCACAAAAGAAGATCGCAATCGCCGTGACCGTATGCTAGACAAGATATTGACACAAAAACTAACGGGTATTCCCATTATGATTTTATTATTAGTGGTTGTTTTTTGGTTGACCATACAAGGTGCAAATGCTCCATCTAATGCTTTAGCGAGTATGTTTGGTACAATAGGGGCTTACTTGAATCAATTTGCGGCATTTATTAATAGGCCTGAGTGGCTACGAGGTGCATTAATTGATGGGATTTACACTGTCTTATCGACTGTTATTTCCGTGATGCTGCCATCAATGGCCATTTTCTTTCCACTCTTTACTTTACTAGAAGATTTCGGCTATTTACCACGTGTCGCATTCAATTTAGATAAGTACTTTGCTAATGCAGGGGCTTGTGGCAAACAAGCACTGACAATGTGTATGGGATTTGGTTGCAATGCGGCTGGCGTAACAGGAACACGAATCATCAATTCACCTAGAGAAAAATTAATTGCGATTGTAACAAATAATTTTGTGCCATGTAATGGACGTTTTCCTATTTTAATTTCAATTATCACGATGTTTTTTGTGGGCAGTTCAGTAAGTTTAGGAAGCAGTTTACTTTCAGCTATTCTTCTTGCAGGGACGGTTATTTTAGGAATCTTAACTACTTTTTGGATTTCTCAATTGCTTTCTAAAACGATTTTAAAAGGCGTTCCCTCTTCATTCACGTTGGAATTACCGCCTTATCGTAACCCGCAAGTTGGATCAGTTATTGTTCGATCTATTTTTGATAGAGCGCTATTTGTTTTATGGCGTGCAATTATTGTTGCTGCGCCAGCTGGATTAGTCATTTGGATAATGGCTAATGTTAGGATTGGTGACGCTAGCATATTGACCTGGATTACAACTGCAATTGATCCGTTTGCTCGTCTAATGGGCTTAGATGGAACCATTTTAATGGCTTTCATTCTTGGATTACCTGCAAATGAAATTGTTATTCCAATTATGGTTATGGGCTACTTGAGTAAATCAATGCTCTTCGAATTCGATTCATTAGATCAATTTAAAACACTTTTGCTAGATAATGGATGGACGTGGTTAACAGCAGTGAATACCATTTTATTTACGATTTACCACTGGCCATGTTCTACAACGTTAATGACGATATACAAAGAAACGAAAAGTGCCAAATGGACATGGATATCCTTCCTAGTACCAACAGTAATGGGAATGGTAACAACGATGATCGTTACCTTTTTAGCACATCTCTTTCATTTAGTATAA
- the brxC gene encoding BREX system P-loop protein BrxC, whose product MKINELFYKDIEREIQGVVVVDEKEEEKAEQELEEFVVTEEMEKHLDTFFEAYNKAYKQPTDRIGVWISGFFGSGKSHFLKILSYLLDSNKTVSGRKPVDYFDEKIQNPLVLQKMKDAISYQTGVVLFNIDSKAGANTKQRKLAVVKVFNKVFDEHRGYSPSIPWIAHLEETLEDKGQYEVFKKSFEEKAGLIWEEGRDEVFYNEDEMIEALMEATDMSEESARHWITTGEENYDVSVDSFARRVKKYVDQKDSNYRLVFMADEMGQYISDNKDLMVELQTVAEDIGRYTKGQVWVMVTSQQDIDNLENDLSSSNDFSKIQGRFPTRLSLSSANADEVIKKRLLAKNDTAKQTLQITYDERMQAALRNKISFSTDTATLKVYNTMKDFVDFYPFVPYQITLLQKVLEEIRRHGLAGSSVSTGERNLLGTIQLAVLQYKDNPVGSLIPFQSFFANLDSSLDYSIRSTIIKAQQNASLNKFDVEVLKLLFLIRYIQEIPANIENVATLMINQLDEDKLEASKQVEESLRRLVKEYLVQRNGSEFIFLTNEEQDINREIQNMEVPTANLLNQIGEVIYSDILDLKKYTHYSVLNKKSVSYNFDVARWIDDRVIGNANAEIGVRMITPYSDSYQNSESILQLSSRENQVIVELDSTGTFYEDMLNIMKIDQYLRVNSSRKRTDLEQDILNRKARERNELTATIQVQLRNALEHAHIYIYGSEVEVSGTNAPSIISAGLHQLVTNIYRHLNYIQKFYERSDFDSVIHQDDIELLEIDGNDENHLATETIQQYIQRQSERKITFTLFNLIQEFQIKPYGWRVEDILVSIIRLVKAEKIILKTNHQTIELHDPMLERQLMNRNSQEKMLIQKRKVIDERILREVKQLHKDLFGVRLTEDKEDRIAEEFRARLERKQKELHALLEKYREHFYPGQEEINQYLKDITQVVHVQDTLEFIQTLHRAAIDLYDDADEMIEIQTFFKYSQVVYDEAYKIRNRFKDDQSMIQLEETLSVGNEIQNIIKMVRPYKRLSDLPKLVKHYKQSLTEEMNREIGPLMDNVTNKEKILLDSIQTDKEVNQHFAHSIRSRFEVLKQKVDNSGTLKDLSAAKSEVEFITDQLSSQINRYQHELAEERRIALKAKQNIQKEKSYPEKEEVEPIIHEPQAVLVHVSQLIPSSSYTIRNEAELAKLMEEVKQRLQKELTENKYIQFI is encoded by the coding sequence TTGAAAATAAACGAGTTGTTTTATAAAGATATTGAGCGAGAAATCCAAGGTGTAGTTGTCGTTGATGAAAAAGAAGAAGAAAAAGCGGAACAAGAGTTAGAAGAATTTGTTGTAACGGAAGAAATGGAAAAACATTTAGATACTTTTTTTGAGGCATATAATAAAGCCTATAAACAACCCACGGATAGGATTGGAGTCTGGATATCAGGATTCTTTGGTTCAGGGAAGTCACATTTTTTAAAAATATTATCGTATTTATTAGATAGCAACAAAACTGTCTCAGGAAGAAAACCAGTTGATTATTTTGACGAAAAAATTCAAAATCCGTTAGTCTTACAAAAGATGAAAGATGCGATTAGCTACCAAACGGGTGTTGTCCTGTTCAATATTGATTCTAAAGCTGGAGCAAATACGAAGCAAAGAAAATTAGCAGTTGTCAAAGTCTTTAATAAAGTGTTTGATGAGCACCGTGGATACAGCCCCTCTATACCTTGGATTGCTCATTTAGAAGAAACATTAGAGGACAAAGGACAATATGAAGTGTTCAAAAAGTCATTTGAAGAAAAAGCTGGTCTTATTTGGGAAGAGGGACGAGATGAAGTTTTCTACAATGAAGATGAGATGATAGAAGCTCTTATGGAAGCAACAGATATGAGCGAAGAAAGTGCACGTCACTGGATTACAACGGGTGAGGAAAATTATGATGTTAGTGTTGATTCGTTTGCCAGACGGGTGAAAAAATATGTAGATCAAAAAGATTCTAATTACCGCCTAGTGTTTATGGCTGATGAAATGGGCCAATATATTTCTGATAATAAGGATTTAATGGTTGAATTGCAGACTGTAGCAGAAGATATCGGTCGTTATACAAAAGGGCAAGTTTGGGTAATGGTCACAAGTCAACAGGATATTGATAATTTAGAAAATGATCTTTCTTCTTCAAATGATTTTTCAAAAATTCAAGGTCGCTTTCCGACTCGTTTAAGCTTAAGCTCTGCAAATGCTGATGAAGTTATCAAAAAGCGCTTATTAGCCAAAAATGACACGGCAAAACAAACGTTACAAATTACATACGATGAACGAATGCAAGCGGCTTTACGGAATAAGATTTCTTTTTCAACGGATACGGCTACCTTAAAAGTATACAACACAATGAAAGATTTTGTTGATTTTTATCCTTTTGTTCCTTATCAAATTACATTATTACAAAAAGTACTAGAAGAAATTCGTAGACATGGACTCGCTGGTTCAAGTGTCTCCACAGGAGAACGAAATTTATTAGGAACGATTCAATTAGCTGTTTTACAGTACAAAGATAATCCTGTGGGTTCTTTAATTCCGTTTCAATCGTTTTTTGCGAATCTAGACTCTAGTTTAGATTATAGTATACGATCAACGATTATAAAGGCACAACAAAATGCTAGTTTAAATAAATTTGACGTCGAAGTATTAAAATTATTATTCTTAATTCGGTATATTCAAGAAATCCCAGCTAATATTGAAAATGTCGCGACTTTAATGATTAATCAATTAGATGAGGATAAATTAGAAGCAAGTAAACAAGTTGAAGAATCTTTAAGAAGATTAGTGAAAGAGTACTTAGTTCAGCGTAATGGATCTGAGTTTATCTTTTTAACTAATGAAGAACAAGATATCAACCGCGAAATTCAAAATATGGAAGTACCTACAGCCAACTTACTGAATCAAATTGGGGAAGTAATCTATAGTGATATACTCGACTTGAAAAAATACACACATTATTCGGTTTTGAATAAGAAAAGCGTCAGTTACAACTTTGATGTAGCTCGTTGGATAGACGATCGTGTTATTGGTAATGCTAACGCTGAAATAGGTGTCCGAATGATTACTCCTTACTCGGATAGTTATCAAAATTCAGAAAGTATCTTGCAACTGTCTTCAAGAGAAAATCAAGTAATTGTGGAATTGGATTCTACAGGAACGTTTTATGAAGATATGTTAAATATTATGAAAATTGATCAGTATTTACGTGTGAATTCTTCTCGTAAACGGACAGACTTAGAACAGGATATTTTAAACCGTAAAGCTCGTGAACGAAATGAGTTAACAGCCACTATTCAAGTTCAATTGCGGAATGCTTTAGAGCATGCACATATCTATATTTATGGTTCAGAAGTAGAAGTTAGTGGAACAAATGCTCCTTCAATTATTAGTGCTGGTTTACATCAATTGGTAACAAACATCTATCGTCATCTCAATTATATCCAAAAATTTTATGAACGGAGTGATTTTGATTCAGTTATTCATCAAGATGATATCGAATTACTAGAGATAGACGGTAATGATGAAAATCACTTAGCTACGGAGACTATCCAACAGTATATTCAACGACAATCTGAAAGAAAAATTACGTTTACATTGTTTAACTTGATTCAAGAATTTCAAATAAAACCGTATGGCTGGCGTGTAGAGGATATTCTAGTCTCTATCATTCGTTTAGTTAAGGCAGAAAAAATCATTCTAAAAACAAATCATCAAACCATTGAGTTGCACGATCCAATGCTAGAACGACAACTGATGAACCGCAATTCTCAAGAAAAAATGCTTATTCAAAAACGAAAAGTGATTGACGAACGAATCCTCCGTGAGGTCAAGCAACTCCATAAAGATTTATTTGGAGTTCGTTTAACAGAAGATAAAGAAGATAGAATAGCCGAAGAATTTCGTGCGAGATTAGAACGGAAACAAAAAGAATTACACGCACTATTAGAAAAATATCGAGAACATTTTTATCCAGGGCAAGAAGAGATTAATCAGTATTTGAAAGATATTACCCAAGTAGTTCATGTACAAGATACATTAGAATTCATTCAAACTTTACATCGGGCAGCCATAGACCTGTATGATGATGCGGATGAAATGATAGAAATACAGACATTCTTTAAGTATAGTCAAGTAGTTTATGATGAAGCTTACAAAATACGCAATCGGTTTAAAGATGATCAATCCATGATTCAACTTGAAGAAACTTTAAGCGTGGGAAATGAAATACAAAATATTATAAAAATGGTACGTCCATATAAACGGTTGAGCGACTTACCAAAATTAGTCAAACACTATAAACAATCATTAACCGAAGAAATGAATAGAGAAATTGGACCGCTGATGGATAACGTAACAAACAAAGAAAAAATATTACTCGATTCTATTCAAACGGACAAAGAAGTAAATCAGCACTTTGCTCATAGTATTCGCAGTCGCTTTGAGGTATTAAAACAAAAGGTTGATAACTCTGGCACGTTGAAAGATTTAAGTGCTGCTAAATCTGAAGTCGAGTTTATTACAGATCAACTATCTAGTCAAATTAATAGATACCAGCATGAACTAGCTGAAGAACGGCGAATAGCATTAAAAGCAAAACAAAATATACAAAAAGAAAAATCTTATCCTGAAAAAGAAGAAGTTGAACCCATCATACATGAACCACAAGCAGTATTGGTACATGTCAGTCAATTGATACCTTCTAGTAGCTATACTATCCGAAATGAAGCAGAGTTAGCTAAGTTGATGGAAGAAGTGAAACAAAGACTTCAAAAAGAGTTAACAGAAAATAAATACATTCAATTTATCTAA
- a CDS encoding DUF1788 domain-containing protein codes for MRTTQERLNSLQEKLMSPDFLEKQGLGNEMSYYIFDYDPKDELLIRKAIPEMTTYITKHTGDRHFQEFNLYDIIIHFFEERNYMQKNFRAEEKLGSERVIEKMQQGLKIATERDVIVNSIKEQLDEEAIILISGVGKAYPIIRSHVILNNLQSIVTHRPLIMFYPGRFENNTLKLFDIFHDDNYYRAFQIIPR; via the coding sequence ATGAGAACGACTCAAGAAAGATTGAATAGTTTACAAGAAAAGTTAATGAGTCCTGACTTTTTAGAGAAACAAGGACTAGGTAATGAAATGAGTTATTATATATTTGATTATGATCCGAAAGATGAACTTTTAATACGCAAAGCTATTCCGGAGATGACAACATATATCACTAAGCATACTGGGGATAGACATTTTCAAGAATTTAATCTTTACGATATCATCATTCATTTTTTTGAAGAGCGAAATTATATGCAAAAGAACTTTAGAGCTGAAGAAAAACTAGGTAGCGAACGAGTGATTGAAAAAATGCAACAGGGATTAAAAATTGCAACTGAACGGGATGTGATTGTTAATTCTATTAAAGAGCAACTGGATGAAGAGGCCATTATTTTGATTAGTGGAGTTGGAAAGGCGTACCCGATTATCCGGTCACATGTCATTTTAAATAATTTACAATCAATCGTCACACATAGACCATTGATCATGTTTTATCCAGGTAGATTCGAAAATAACACGTTAAAGCTATTTGATATCTTTCATGATGATAATTATTATCGTGCATTTCAAATAATACCCAGATAG
- a CDS encoding GNAT family N-acetyltransferase, which translates to MWTIKTFEELTNNELHRIYKERTSVFIVEQDCAYQEVDDSDLTSIHFFKQTDNVFMAYARLIIEPNSTRIGRVLVPKEQRKNGFGQELLTVILSYTDQHYPGLPVNIQAQAYLQNYYAAFGFQSISEIYLEDNIPHIDMVKISLIA; encoded by the coding sequence ATGTGGACAATCAAAACATTTGAAGAACTTACGAACAATGAACTTCATCGTATCTATAAAGAACGGACATCTGTCTTTATTGTTGAACAAGACTGCGCCTATCAAGAAGTCGATGACAGTGACCTCACAAGTATTCATTTCTTCAAACAAACTGATAACGTCTTTATGGCCTATGCCCGTTTAATTATAGAACCTAACAGCACTCGGATTGGTCGTGTATTAGTTCCAAAAGAGCAAAGAAAAAACGGATTTGGGCAAGAGTTATTAACCGTTATTTTATCCTACACCGATCAACATTACCCTGGACTTCCAGTAAACATCCAAGCACAAGCCTATCTGCAAAATTATTATGCTGCATTCGGTTTCCAGTCTATTTCAGAAATATACTTGGAAGACAATATTCCACATATTGATATGGTAAAAATTAGCCTTATCGCCTAA
- a CDS encoding LL-diaminopimelate aminotransferase produces the protein MVTVNHDYLDLKGSYLFSTIAKKVATYQTNYPEAKIIRMGIGDVTQPLVPAVVEALHKAVDEQANMDTFHGYAPDLGYTFLREKIVEHDYEARGAHVEIDEVFISDGAKGDVANIQEIFGRDNKVAVGDPVYPVYVDSNVMSGRTGTYNAETEMWSDLTYLSATSENNFTPSLPTSHVDLIYLCYPNNPTGTTLTKEALKEWVDYANKEEAIIIYDSAYEAFITDSAIPRSIYEIEGARTCAIEVRSFSKTAGFTGLRLGYTVVPKELVREGVALRSLWARRHSTKFNGAPYIVSRAGEAVYSKEGKKQIKKQIAYYLRNAKMIREYLMEAGYEVFGGTNAPYVWVKTPAGMTSWAFFDFLLEKKQIIVTPGSGFGPSGEGYVRFSAFGEYESVQDAMQRITQ, from the coding sequence ATGGTTACAGTAAATCACGATTATCTAGACTTAAAAGGAAGTTATTTATTTTCTACAATTGCAAAAAAAGTGGCTACTTATCAAACAAACTATCCTGAAGCTAAAATTATTCGAATGGGAATTGGGGATGTTACGCAACCGTTAGTACCTGCTGTTGTGGAGGCGCTGCATAAAGCAGTCGATGAACAAGCCAATATGGATACATTTCATGGTTACGCACCCGATTTAGGATATACATTTTTACGCGAAAAAATCGTTGAACACGACTACGAAGCAAGAGGCGCGCATGTCGAAATAGATGAAGTATTTATTTCAGATGGAGCCAAGGGTGACGTGGCAAATATACAAGAAATATTTGGACGAGATAATAAGGTTGCTGTCGGTGATCCAGTTTATCCGGTTTACGTGGATAGTAATGTGATGAGTGGACGTACGGGGACATATAATGCTGAAACAGAAATGTGGAGCGACTTGACGTATCTTTCAGCAACAAGTGAAAATAATTTTACTCCTTCATTGCCAACAAGCCATGTTGATTTGATTTACTTGTGCTATCCGAATAACCCAACAGGGACTACTTTAACAAAGGAAGCTTTAAAAGAGTGGGTTGATTATGCAAATAAAGAAGAAGCTATCATTATTTATGATTCAGCTTATGAAGCTTTCATTACCGATTCAGCTATTCCACGCTCTATTTATGAAATTGAAGGAGCTAGAACGTGTGCTATCGAAGTTAGAAGTTTTTCAAAAACAGCCGGTTTTACCGGATTGCGCTTAGGCTATACGGTCGTTCCTAAAGAATTGGTTCGTGAAGGAGTTGCTTTGCGCAGTCTGTGGGCAAGAAGACATTCAACAAAATTTAATGGTGCGCCATACATTGTTTCGCGTGCAGGAGAAGCAGTGTATTCTAAAGAAGGTAAAAAACAGATCAAAAAGCAAATTGCTTATTACTTACGCAATGCAAAAATGATTCGTGAGTATTTGATGGAAGCTGGTTATGAAGTGTTTGGAGGTACAAACGCTCCTTATGTTTGGGTTAAAACGCCAGCAGGAATGACATCGTGGGCATTTTTTGATTTCCTACTAGAAAAAAAACAAATTATTGTGACGCCAGGTTCAGGATTTGGCCCGAGTGGTGAAGGCTACGTTCGTTTTTCGGCATTTGGAGAGTACGAATCAGTTCAAGATGCAATGCAACGCATCACACAATAG
- a CDS encoding FeoB small GTPase domain-containing protein, translating to MSDEFILKNEKNGHVISLAGNPNVGKSTVFNQLTGLKQHTGNWPGKTVGIAEGTSQHQNNYYCLVDFPGTYSLSSNSEEEEVAQDFIQSDLSEATICVCDATSLERNLNLFLQIMQLSDKVVVCVNLMDEAHKKGIEINIEKLQSLLGVPVIATAARQNKGLDNLMTALDKVVSE from the coding sequence ATGTCAGATGAGTTTATCTTAAAAAATGAAAAAAATGGCCATGTTATTTCTTTAGCAGGTAATCCTAATGTTGGAAAAAGCACTGTTTTCAACCAATTAACCGGTTTAAAACAACACACAGGTAATTGGCCCGGGAAAACAGTTGGTATTGCAGAAGGAACGAGCCAACACCAAAATAATTATTACTGTTTAGTTGATTTTCCGGGTACGTATTCTTTATCCTCAAATTCAGAAGAAGAAGAAGTAGCACAAGACTTTATTCAATCGGATTTATCTGAAGCAACGATCTGTGTCTGTGATGCAACTTCGCTAGAACGTAATCTAAACTTATTCTTACAGATTATGCAACTATCAGATAAGGTAGTAGTTTGCGTGAACTTAATGGATGAAGCGCATAAAAAAGGCATAGAAATTAATATTGAAAAATTGCAATCGTTATTAGGAGTTCCTGTCATTGCTACAGCAGCACGTCAAAATAAAGGCTTAGATAACTTGATGACTGCTTTAGATAAAGTAGTCTCTGAATAA
- a CDS encoding glycerate kinase, with amino-acid sequence MKIISAMDSMKGSLTSIEANRIIKEVFQDEQIEVVEIAIADGGEGTVEVFVENGQGVYETVAVHNLKGEAIETVFGWLAESKTAIIEAAAAAGIQFLDFKEATHPKNTSSIGVGETILKALDKQAETIIIGLGGSGTVDGGIGALAALGVRFYDNQGAELTPVGKNLANISSINEDKLDSRVKETTFIVAADVASTLTGPDGAVYMFGLQKGILEEELSAYERAMEQFKSILLENEVDHFGDGAAGGLGAAFRKVLSAEVVSRLELIAKQVQLETLLKDTDLVVTGEGKLDNQTLQGKVPVGISRLSKQRGIPTIAFVGAFTGDSEAFKKVGIHAVIPIVDRITTLEEAMGNAGENLKRAAQRTKELLFLLNSID; translated from the coding sequence GTGAAAATAATTTCTGCTATGGACTCAATGAAGGGTTCTTTAACAAGTATTGAAGCCAATCGTATCATAAAAGAAGTTTTCCAAGATGAACAAATAGAGGTTGTAGAAATAGCCATTGCAGACGGAGGAGAAGGGACTGTTGAAGTTTTTGTAGAGAATGGACAGGGTGTCTATGAAACGGTGGCTGTTCATAATCTAAAAGGAGAGGCTATAGAGACAGTTTTTGGCTGGCTAGCAGAATCAAAAACAGCGATTATCGAAGCAGCTGCAGCTGCCGGTATCCAATTTTTAGATTTTAAAGAAGCCACACATCCTAAAAATACCAGTTCAATCGGTGTTGGCGAAACAATCCTAAAAGCATTAGATAAACAGGCTGAAACGATTATTATTGGACTAGGTGGCTCAGGAACGGTTGATGGTGGCATAGGAGCACTAGCAGCTTTAGGAGTAAGATTTTATGATAATCAAGGAGCAGAGTTGACTCCTGTTGGAAAGAATCTAGCGAATATTTCAAGCATAAACGAGGACAAATTAGATTCGCGTGTAAAAGAAACAACATTCATCGTTGCAGCTGATGTAGCGAGTACGTTAACAGGACCAGATGGGGCAGTCTATATGTTTGGTTTGCAAAAAGGGATTTTAGAAGAAGAGCTGTCAGCATATGAAAGGGCAATGGAACAGTTTAAGAGTATCCTTTTAGAAAATGAAGTAGATCACTTTGGCGACGGTGCAGCGGGTGGACTAGGTGCAGCATTTAGAAAAGTGTTAAGTGCTGAAGTTGTTTCTAGGCTAGAATTAATTGCAAAACAAGTCCAGCTAGAGACACTACTGAAGGATACCGACTTAGTAGTGACTGGTGAAGGGAAGCTGGATAATCAAACGCTGCAAGGAAAAGTACCTGTTGGAATCAGTCGCTTAAGCAAACAACGCGGGATTCCAACGATTGCTTTTGTTGGTGCGTTTACGGGTGACAGTGAAGCGTTTAAAAAAGTGGGTATCCATGCTGTAATACCCATCGTAGATCGAATTACTACATTAGAAGAAGCGATGGGAAATGCTGGAGAGAATTTAAAAAGAGCGGCTCAACGAACCAAGGAACTGCTATTTCTTTTAAACTCAATCGATTAA
- the dapF gene encoding diaminopimelate epimerase, protein MDFIKMHGIGNDYVYVNDLDERITNPEAVSLFVSDRHFGIGSDGLILIRPSNRADFMMRMYNADGSQGAMCGNGIRCFSKFVYDEGLTIKETLTVETKSGIKTIELKKVDDEVTGARVAMEKPILKTKDIPMVWAEEECINQSLQVDGKIYQITAVSMGNPHVVVFVKNTKEIEIEKIGPSFEHHEVFPKQVNTEFIRIIDNKTIEMRVWERGSGETLACGTGACAAVVAAYLNGHTGRKVTVKLLGGDLSIEWDEKTGVIYMSGSATTVYKGTIDLKGVEV, encoded by the coding sequence ATGGATTTTATAAAGATGCATGGTATTGGTAATGACTATGTTTATGTCAATGATTTAGATGAAAGGATAACAAATCCAGAAGCTGTTTCTTTATTTGTGAGTGACCGACATTTTGGTATCGGATCGGATGGATTAATTTTAATTCGGCCGTCTAATAGAGCTGATTTTATGATGAGAATGTACAATGCAGACGGTTCACAAGGAGCCATGTGTGGAAACGGAATCCGTTGTTTTTCGAAATTTGTTTATGATGAAGGCTTAACTATTAAAGAGACACTAACGGTTGAGACAAAAAGTGGCATCAAAACTATCGAATTAAAAAAAGTGGATGATGAAGTTACTGGAGCTCGTGTAGCGATGGAAAAGCCTATTTTAAAGACGAAAGACATTCCTATGGTTTGGGCTGAGGAAGAATGCATCAACCAATCCTTGCAAGTAGACGGAAAAATCTACCAAATTACGGCCGTTTCAATGGGCAATCCTCACGTTGTGGTATTTGTGAAAAATACCAAAGAAATTGAAATTGAAAAAATAGGTCCATCCTTTGAACACCATGAGGTATTTCCGAAGCAAGTTAACACAGAATTTATCCGAATTATCGATAATAAGACAATTGAGATGCGTGTCTGGGAAAGAGGGTCTGGTGAAACATTGGCTTGTGGGACCGGCGCTTGCGCTGCTGTAGTAGCTGCGTATCTAAATGGACATACAGGTAGGAAAGTAACAGTAAAACTTCTAGGCGGAGATTTATCGATTGAATGGGATGAAAAAACAGGAGTCATTTATATGTCTGGTTCGGCTACAACAGTATACAAAGGAACGATAGACCTTAAAGGAGTGGAAGTGTAA
- a CDS encoding FeoA family protein, whose translation MELSKLTSDHSVVVTKVAHPDAQMQQRIMDLGFYPGGVVKLVLVSPKKDPKAFEVRGTVIAIRNEDAKYIQVELKEKNDVR comes from the coding sequence ATGGAGTTATCAAAATTAACTAGCGATCATTCAGTGGTCGTAACTAAAGTAGCTCATCCTGATGCTCAAATGCAGCAACGTATAATGGATTTAGGCTTTTATCCTGGAGGAGTAGTCAAATTAGTCTTGGTCAGCCCCAAGAAAGATCCAAAAGCTTTCGAAGTGAGGGGAACGGTTATTGCAATCCGTAATGAAGATGCTAAATACATACAAGTAGAATTAAAGGAGAAAAACGATGTCAGATGA
- a CDS encoding DUF1819 family protein, giving the protein MEKKNQYRTTIKICPLFYQETKRINQLLLNNITKEEIIKKLNDQNHLQLTSAAQIKSVGSELLYRLSLLDKKIQEMIQKEDNQTSKTLVVYSIICADRLFQEFTRELYLDKLLTLYTEISKQEVIRFIERKAETNETVAKWQEYTYNRLARSFLQVLKEAGWIHEMRKSHYKIERPFISIEARNYLKEAGYGPAVEVVLGELL; this is encoded by the coding sequence ATGGAAAAAAAGAATCAATATCGTACAACTATAAAAATTTGCCCCCTATTTTATCAAGAGACTAAACGAATCAACCAACTTTTATTAAATAATATAACGAAAGAAGAAATTATTAAAAAGTTGAATGACCAAAATCATTTACAGTTAACGTCTGCTGCTCAAATAAAATCAGTTGGCAGCGAATTGTTGTATAGGCTGTCTTTACTCGATAAGAAAATACAAGAGATGATTCAAAAAGAAGATAACCAAACGTCTAAAACATTGGTCGTTTACAGTATTATTTGTGCAGATCGGCTATTCCAAGAATTTACTAGAGAATTATATTTAGATAAATTATTGACGTTGTACACAGAAATTTCTAAACAAGAAGTTATTCGATTTATTGAGCGTAAAGCAGAAACGAATGAAACAGTTGCTAAGTGGCAAGAATATACTTACAATCGATTAGCACGTTCTTTTTTGCAAGTATTAAAAGAAGCAGGCTGGATTCACGAAATGAGAAAAAGTCACTATAAAATAGAGCGGCCATTCATTTCAATTGAAGCCAGAAATTACTTAAAAGAAGCAGGCTATGGCCCAGCGGTAGAAGTAGTGTTAGGAGAGTTATTATGA